A stretch of Lathyrus oleraceus cultivar Zhongwan6 chromosome 6, CAAS_Psat_ZW6_1.0, whole genome shotgun sequence DNA encodes these proteins:
- the LOC127098017 gene encoding probable glycosyltransferase At5g03795, with protein MGGDFVSMFQLETKRLLWLIGITFSVILAFQYLELPYGNVLLSLFSSDKVPTPENTVSQARYTNKTIVNNVTVFNQGNSTHELGFVLEPEWPQNKSQAFDDSTTNVSPNITAAVLSNDGNMLLSQKDNVTDSIEKESFRPSSPETGGNVHSKSSSVRTVPKEKQEFHTPVSEVTTVSEMNKLLIQSHASYRSMKPRWFSNVDQELLQARSEIVNAPIVKNDPKLYGPIYHNVSMFKRSYELMEERLKVYVYKEGARPILHSPFLTGIYASEGWFMKLMEANKRFVTKNPKKAHLFYLPFSSRMLEEALYVKDSHSHKNLIQYLHDYVDLIAARHSFWNRTGGADHFLVGCHDWAPSETKLRLATCIRSLCNADVKEGFFFGKDASLPETYVRNAQNPTRDLGGNTFSKKTTLAFFAGSMHGYVRPILLKHWENKDPDMKIFGKLPKSKGNSNYIQYMKSSKYCICARGYEVNSPRVVEAIFYECVPVIISDNFVPPFFEALDWESFSVVVLEKDIPNLKNILVSIPEKRYLRLLMRVKKVQKHFLWHKKPVKYDIFHMILHSIWYNRVFSAIS; from the exons ATGGGTGGAGATTTTGTGTCAATGTTTCAGCTAGAAACGAAGAGATTGTTATGGCTTATTGGTATAACTTTTTCAGTGATCTTAGCTTTTCAGTATCTTGAACTTCCCTATGGCAATGTTCTTCTCTCTCTATTCTCTTCTGACAAAGTACCAACACCAGAAAATACAGTATCTCAAGCTAGATATACCAACAAGACTATTGTTAACAATGTCACAGTTTTCAATCAAGGAAATTCTACTCATGAACTTGGTTTTGTGTTGGAACCGGAATGGCCACAAAACAAATCTCAAGCATTTGATGATTCTACAACGAATGTGAGTCCAAATATAACAGCTGCAGTGTTATCAAATGATGGTAACATGTTACTATCTCAGAAAGATAATGTAACTGATTCTATAGAGAAAGAGAGTTTTAGGCCATCATCGCCAGAAACTGGTGGCAATGTACATAGCAAAAGTTCTTCTGTCAGAACTGTGCCTAAGGAGAAACAAGAATTTCATACACCTGTTTCAGAGGTCACAACAGTTTCTGAAATGAACAAGTTATTGATTCAAAGCCACGCGTCGTATCGATCAATG AAGCCAAGGTGGTTTTCAAATGTTGATCAAGAGTTACTGCAGGCAAGATCAGAGATTGTAAATGCACCAATTGTAAAGAATGATCCAAAACTTTATGGTCCAATTTATCATAATGTTTCCATGTTCAAGAG GAGCTATGAATTAATGGAAGAGAGACTCAAAGTTTATGTATACAAAGAAGGAGCTAGACCTATACTGCATTCACCATTTCTCACAGGAATCTATGCTTCTGAAGGGTGGTTCATGAAACTGATGGAAGCTAATAAAAGATTTGTAACAAAAAATCCAAAGAAGGCTCATCTGTTTTACTTACCTTTCAGTTCTAGGATGCTAGAGGAAGCTTTGTATGTAAAGGATTCACATAGCCACAAGAATCTGATTCAATATCTACACGATTACGTTGACCTGATAGCGGCGAGACATTCTTTCTGGAATAGAACTGGAGGTGCTGATCATTTTCTCGTCGGTTGCCATGATTGG GCCCCATCAGAAACAAAGTTGCGCTTGGCGACCTGCATAAGATCCCTCTGCAATGCCGATGTTAAAGAAGGATTTTTCTTCGGCAAAGACGCGTCTCTTCCAGAAACATACGTCCGAAACGCTCAAAACCCAACACGGGATCTCGGAGGCAACACATTTTCAAAGAAGACAACACTAGCCTTTTTCGCAGGGAGCATGCACGGTTACGTGAGGCCAATTCTGCTAAAGCACTGGGAAAACAAAGATCCCGACATGAAAATCTTTGGAAAATTGCCAAAATCTAAAGGAAACAGCAACTACATTCAGTACATGAAGAGTAGCAAGTACTGTATTTGTGCAAGAGGGTATGAAGTGAATAGTCCAAGAGTTGTGGAAGCTATATTCTATGAATGTGTTCCAGTTATCATATCAGATAATTTTGTGCCACCCTTTTTCGAGGCTTTGGATTGGGAGTCATTTAGTGTTGTGGTTTTGGAGAAGGATATACCAAATTTGAAAAATATACTGGTTTCAATACCAGAAAAGAGGTATCTTAGATTGCTTATGAGGGTGAAAAAGGTGCAGAAGCATTTCTTGTGGCACAAGAAACCTGTCAAGTATGATATATTTCATATGATACTTCATTCTATTTGGTACAATAGAGTCTTCTCAGCCATTAGCTAG
- the LOC127098018 gene encoding uncharacterized protein LOC127098018 — protein MATEIKNSSMKLKSNDPDLRKKMASSTKNPPDSKIKSVTKSEVKHKATSSSSKSTTKTTTTKVREKKVYNLPGQKHDPPEQKEPLRIFYESLSKQIPSSEMAEFWLMEHGMLSPESAKRAFEKKHRKQKELRTGTPVKPSNSATKTETSNKQESKNGDIKAKKVIVESDEDDDEFILSPKRRKG, from the exons ATGGCTACAGAGATCAAAAACAGTTCCATGAAGCTCAAATCAAATGATCCAGATTTAAGGAAGAAAATGGCCAGCTCAACCAAAAATCCACCTGATTCAAAGATCAAATCTGTCACAAAATCTGAG GTTAAACATAAAGCAACATCGTCATCTTCGAAATCGACGACGAAAACAACAACTACAAAAGTGAGAGAGAAGAAAGTGTATAATCTTCCTGGGCAGAAACATGATCCTCCAGAACAG AAAGAACCTTTAAGAATTTTCTACGAGTCATTATCAAAACAAATTCCATCCAGTGAAATGGCAGAATTTTG GTTAATGGAACATGGGATGTTATCTCCGGAAAGTGCCAAGAGAGCATTTGAGAAGAAGCATAGGAAGCAAAAGGAGCTGAGAACAGGAACTCCTGTGAAGCCATCAAATTCAGCCACTAAAACTGAAACTTCCAATAAACAAGAATCTAAAAATGGAGATATAAAAGCTAAAAAAGTAATTGTTGAGagtgatgaagatgatgatgagttcatTTTAAGTCCTAAAAGAAGAAAAGGGTAG